The Rothia sp. SD9660Na DNA segment CACCGGCTATGTGACTGGCCCGGCCGGTTTCTCGGCCGACCTGGTCGAAGCCTTTGGCGGCATTGACGGAATCTTGCTCGCGGTAGCTCTTATTGTGGTCTTTGTGATTTTGTTGGTGGTCTACCGCTCGCCCCTACTGCCAGTCATTGTGCTGATGAGCTCCATGGTGGCTCTTTCGGGTGCTATCTTCGTCATCTGGCACATGGCCAATGCTGGGTGGGTCATGATTAACGGCCAGGTACAGGGAATTCTGCTGATCCTGGTAGTCGGCGCTGCCACCGACTACTCCCTGCTCTATGTAGCCCGCTACCGCGAGGCGCTGACCCAGTACACTTCCCGCTGGGAAGCAACCCGCGCTGCCTGGCGCGGCTCCCTCGAACCTATCCTGGCTTCCGGTGGCACTGTGATTGCCGGTCTGCTCTGCCTATTGCTCTCTGAGCTCTCATCGAACAAGGCACTGGGCCCCGTAGCCGCTACAGGTATCGTGCTGTCGATGCTGGCCTCGCTCACCTTCCTGCCCGCTGTCCTAGCCCTGCTGGGCAGGGTCGCCTTCTGGCCCGCCCGCCCCCGTTACTCATCTGAGGTCAAGGACGCCTCCGCCGGCTTCTGGGCTAAAATTGCGGCTTTCGTCTCGGGCAGGCCTCGCACGGTCTGGCTGGTTACGGCCCTAGTGCTGGCCATCTTTGCGGGCTTCTCGGCCACCTTCCAGGCTAACGGTGTGCGCCAGTCCGATCTGGTGCTAGGGGAGTCCCAGGCTAGAGACGGCCAGAACGTGCTGGCGGAACACTTCCCCGGCGGGTCTGGTTCCCCGGCTAACGTCATTATTCCCGCAAGCGAGCAGGACGGCGCTGTGGCAGCCCTCGATGCCCTAGACGGGGTAAGCTCCATTGCCGCTGTTGCCCAAGACTCGCCTGCCGGTACCGTGCCGGTGGGGGCGTCCGCTGAGTCCGCCCCGCCCGTTTTTGCCGGTATCAGCCCCACCGAGGTTGAGGGGCGTATCATGCTCCAGGTAACCCTGGCTAATCCCGCTGACTCACCGGAAGCAGAAGAAACCGTGCGCCAGATGCGTGAGGTCCTGTCCAACGCAGCTCCCGAATCCCTGGTGGGCGGTACCACCGCGTCGGATATTGACACTATCGACAGCGCCCAGCGCGACCGGGCTCTGATTATCCCGGTAGTGCTGGTTGTTATCACCCTGATTCTGATGGTTCTGCTGCGCTCAATTCTGGCACCGCTGATGCTGGTGGCTTCCACGGTGCTGTCTTATCTCACCGCCCTTGGCGTCTCAGCTCTGGTCTTCAACCATGTTTTCAATTTCCCCGGTGCTGACCCCACTGTGCCCCTCTACGGGTTCGTCTTCCTGGTAGCCCTTGGGATTGACTACACCATCTTCCTGATGACCCGTGTGAGAGAAGAAGCTCTGCATCAGGGTACTAAGAGCGGCCTGCGCACAGCCCTGGTAGCAACCGGCGGTGTAATTACCTCGGCCGGTATCGTGCTGGCTGCAACCTTCGCAGCCCTGGGCGTTATCCCGCTGATTTTCCTCGCCCAGCTGGCCTTCATCGTTGCTTTCGGCGTACTACTCGATGCCACTGTGGTACGGGCCCTGCTCATACCGGCACTCGTTGAAGACCTGCGCAAGAACATCTGGTGGCCCTCTAAGCTCTCCCGCTAAGGCCTTAGCGGGAGAGCCTATCTCGCCGGGTGGAGCCACCCGTGGGGCATAGAGAAAGGGGCCTCCCTGTTCTACAGGGAGGCCCCAGTTTCTTGAGTTAAGCTGGCTTAGGCGGCCAGGAACTTGAGGTAGTCAGCCACGAACTGATCAACGTTCTTCTGCTGCTCTTCTTCTAGCTCCAGCTTGCCGGTGCTCCAGGCTTCACCGGGAATACGGATGCCCAGGCCCTCGCCTTCCATCAGGTTGGCACGGACGTAGGGGACCAGGTTGCGCAGGTTCTCGCGTACGAACTTGCCGTAGGTTGAGTTAGCAACCGAAGCCACGCCGACCTTCTTGCCGTTGAGGACGGTGGGGGTGGTGTTATCGCCCGCGATGACGGCGCGTGAGGCCCAGTCAATCAGGTTCTTCAGTCGGGCAGGGTAGGAGCCGTTGTATTCGGGGGAGACCAGAATCAGGCCGGCCGCGTTCGCGATATCGGTGCGCAGCTTCTCGACGGAAGCGGGTGCGGGGAATTCGGAGTTCTGGCTGAGTAGGGGGACGGCTGAGAAGTCGTAGACCTCGGCGCTCTGCCCTTCGTTTTCAAGGGCTTCGACGAGCTGCTCTGCCAGTTGGGTGTTGAAGGAGCCGTTACGGTCGGAACCTGAGATAACGAGAACTTTCTGTGACACTGGTTTTCCTTTCACATTTGTATTTTTCTTTAGACTACACCCAATAAACTTTACAAAGCAAGTATTTGTGACGTGGTGTCACGTGCAGGAGACAAGAGAGATATGAAAAAACCGCCCCCGACTAGAGTCAGGGGCGGTTGTGCTTGGTCGGGATGACAGGATTTGAACCTGCGACCTCGTCGTCCCGAACGACGCGCGCTACCAAGCTGCGCCACATCCCGATTGCTGCATATAACAACCTCTCAAGTATAGCGCGGCGGTCTTAAGCCTGCCAAATCACCCCCGACTTAGCCCTCGGTGCTGTTGTTCTCTTCCCAGGCGCGGGACATGGCGGCAAAGCGTCCGCCGGCCTCGACCAGGGCGGCGGGGGAGCCGTCCTCAACCACGCGCCCGTCCGCCACCACCAGCACCCGGTCGGCGGTGAGCACCGTGGAAAGCCGGTGGGCAATCACCACAGAGGTGCGCCCGGCCAGCAGGGACTCCAGGCCCCGTTGCACCAGTTTCTCGGTGGGAATATCGAGGGAGGCGGTGGCTTCATCGAGAATTAGGACGGCCGGGTCGGCTAGGAAGGCCCGGGCAAAGGAAATGAGCTGCCGCTGGCCCGCAGAGATCCGCCCGCCGCGTTTAGAGAGGTTGGTATCGAAGCCCTGGGGCAGGCTGGCGACGAAGTCGTAGGCTCCGACCCTGCGGGCAGCTTCGAACACCTCTTCATCGCTGGCAGCCGGGTTGCCCAGGCGGATATTGTCTGCCACGGTGCCCTTGAAGAGGTAGGCCTCCTGGGTCACCATGACGACCTCGCGGCGCAGCTGTTCATCGGATAGGTCGCGCAGGTCTACCCCGTCGAGAGTGAGTTGACCATGGGTGACATCGTAGAAGCGGGCAATGAGTTTGGCGATGGTTGATTTACCGGCGCCGGTTTCTCCCACCAGGGCTAGGCGCTGCCCGGCGGGGATGTCGAGATTCAGGCGATGTAGGGCGGGGCGTCCTTCGACGTATTCAAATTCAACCTCATCGAAGACCAAGTGGCCCGTTGCTGGGGTCTCGCGCTGGGCTGGACGCTCGGGCTCAGCTACCTCGGGCTCTTCGGCGAGGAAGCCCGAGACTTTTTCGAGGGCAGAGACCGCTGACTGGAACATGTTGTAGTAGTCCGAGAGCATGAAGATAGGCTCAAAGACCCGGTTGGCGTAGATGACCAGGGCCAGTAGGGTGCCGGCCTGCATGGAGCCGCCCAGAATGGAGTAACCGCCAATGACCAGCACAATGGCCACGAAGATGTTACCCAGGGCCTGTAGGGCTGGCATGTAGGTGCCGTGCACCTTGATGGACTGCATGACGCGCACTCGGTAGTCCTCGGCGGCGTCCGCGTAGGCTGCGCGCGAGCTCGCCTCGGCGCGGAAGGCCTTGACGGCGCGTAGGCCGGTGAAGGTTTCGGCAAAGCGGGAGATGATGCGGGCGGACGCCACCCGCTGGGCCCGGTAGGCCAGTTCAGATTCGCGGCGGAACCAGGCGGTCAGCCAGGCGATGGGCAGCATCATCACCAGCAGGGCGAGGCCTGCCCGCCAGTCCATCAGGCAAAGAGCAAGCACGGTAAAAGAGATAGAGAGCAGCATGGCTGCAAGCTCAGAAAGCCCCGAGTCGAGGAACTGCCGAATCGTATCGAGGTCGCTGGTGAGGCGGGAGATGACGCGGCCCGAGGTGTAGGTGTCGTGAAAGCCTACCGAGAGTTTTTGGGCGTGCTCAAACATGCGCTGGCGCAGGTCAAAGAGCACCTTCTGGGAAATTTTGTAGGTGAGCAGAATGTTGGTGTAGGTCGCTAGGCCAGCGACGACCGCTGCCGCTACATAGAGGGCTGCCAGGGTGATGGCGTAGCTGCTGTCTCCTGCCAGCAGGGGTTCTAGGGCGTCGTTGATAGCTGTGGAAATCAGCCAGGGCATGGCGGTGGTCAGTGCAGTTGCCAGGACGACCAGGAAGAGGGTAAAGACGAGGTGGCCCCGCACCGGGCGTAGTGCATCGACAAGCAGGGTTACCGAGCGCTGCCGCACGGCCCTGGATTCTTCGCGACTCAGGGTGATCTTGTCTTCGGAATCTGTAATGTTCTGTGCAGCCACGCTGCTAGCCCTCCTTGCTCTCGTGGGCTGGGGTACCGGTGTCCTGCCCTGCGGCAGGCAAGGTGGTGTCGGTGCTCATGAGGTCGCGGTAGACGGGGTTGTCCAGGAGCTCTGCATGGGTGCCCACAGCAGCTACCTGCCCCTGCTGCAAGAGCACAACCCTGTCGGCCAGGGCCACCGTAGAGGGCCGGTGGGCCGTGAGCAGGGTGGTGGTCTCGGTCAGCTCCTGTTTGAGCAGGCCCACCACCTTCTCTTCGGTTGTCACGTCGAGGGCAGAAAGCGGATCATCGAGCAGCAGGACGGCCGGGGCGGCAGCAATAGCGCGCGCTAGCGAGAGGCGCTGGCGCTGGCCGCCTGAGAGGCTCATGCCCTCTTCGCCGATGACGGTATCGAGCCCCTGGGGCAGCTGATAGACATAGTCAGCGGCAGCCACCGTCAGGGCACGGGTTAGAATGGCTTCTTCCTGGTCAGGGGTCAGCTCGCTACGGTCAACCCCGAGTAGGACGTTATCGCGCACACTGGCTGAAAATAGCAGGGGGTCTTCAAAGGCAATCGCTACCTGGGAACGCAGTTCAGGCAGGGGAAGGGCAGCGATATCGCGACCGTTCAGGCTGATGCTTCCCGCGGTCGGCTCATAAAGCCTCTGTACCAGCTGCAAGACGGTCGACTTACCCGATCCGGTCGAACCGACCAGGGCAATAATCTCTCCCGGGCGCACTTGTAGAGAGAAGCCGCTAAGCACCTGCTGCTCTTGCTCCCCATAGCTGAAGGTGACGTCCTCAAAATCGAGGCGGGCAGCTGCCGCCTCGGGGCGCTCGCGGTGGGCCGGCAGAATGTCGATATCTTCGCCTGCCTCGCCCACCATGACCTGGCGGTGGCGGTCCATAGAAACACTTGATGCCAGATACATAGAAATCAGCATGCCCGAGCGCTCCACCTGGGTAAACAGGATGGTGGCGGTTGCGAAATAGCTGGTGAGGGCACCAACGGTCATGACGCCCGTGCTGACCAGGTGCAGGCCCCAGAGCAGGGCCAGGCAGAGGGAGGCTCCGCTAATGAGGGTGGTCTGCATACGGACCCGCCCCATGGCCCGGCCTCGGGCAACTTCAAGGTCGAGCAACTCTAGGGACTCTGCGCGGAAGCCGGCCAGGGCGTGCGGGCCCCGCCCCAGGGCCTTGAGCACACGCAAGCCCTGCACCGATTCTTCGACGGTTGTTGCCAGGTCGCCGGTGTGTTCTTGGGCCTTGCGGGTCAGAGTGCGGAAGGTCAGCACGAACCGCCAGACGCAGAAGAGGGTCAGCGGCATGCTGGCAAGAAAAACAAGACCCAGCTGCCAGGAGCCGGTAAACATGTAGAAACTGCCGACAGTTACCTGCACAGCCACGGTAATGATTTGGATCAGGCCGAAGGCCGTCCAGCGGCGGATAGTACCCAAATCGCTCATGGCTCGGGTGAGGAGTTGGCCCGAGGGCCAGCGGTCGTGGAAGGCCACGGGGGAACGCAGCAGACGGTCAAAGAGGTCGATGCGCATGGTGTTCTCAACCGTACTGGCGGGTTCAATCACGAGCTGCCTACGCAGGAAGAAAAGGGCAGACTGGGCCAGACCCAGGGCAAAAACCAGGGCGCCCCCAGCCCAGACTGCCCCCACCGTGGGCTGGTCGGTCAGCATAGCATCGACAATCCAGCCCAGTACCTGGGGGATAGAGATAGCGATAATGGCGGCGGTGAGCGCTACAAAAAGACCGCAGGCCCAGCGCGCACGAATAGGGCGGGAATACTGCCAGAGGGTGATATCCTGCTCGGTGCGGGCCTCGTAGGGTACGGGGTCAGGTGTGGGCAGGGGAGAGACGCGCAGCAGTCGAGAAGCCATAGTAACCTATCTTACATTTGCATTCCTGTAAAAACCAGATAAGTTACCGGGCTGTCAGCGTCACCAGTACGGCCTCGGGTGGGCAGAAGAGACGTACCTGGGCATAGCGTGAGGTGCCCAGGCCAGCTGTCACCTGTAC contains these protein-coding regions:
- a CDS encoding efflux RND transporter permease subunit, producing MHTFSSEAGSTRAGSSSRTWVRVALAALLALAWLAVAGIGGPYFGKISEVSTNSQTDFLPASAESTQVVEQQGDFLGTDAVPAILVFEADGSLTDSHRTYLEGLTDQLAASGTFTGESSPVIYSEDGQAAELILPISTDQETRGVVDGIRAEIAQAPNGLTGYVTGPAGFSADLVEAFGGIDGILLAVALIVVFVILLVVYRSPLLPVIVLMSSMVALSGAIFVIWHMANAGWVMINGQVQGILLILVVGAATDYSLLYVARYREALTQYTSRWEATRAAWRGSLEPILASGGTVIAGLLCLLLSELSSNKALGPVAATGIVLSMLASLTFLPAVLALLGRVAFWPARPRYSSEVKDASAGFWAKIAAFVSGRPRTVWLVTALVLAIFAGFSATFQANGVRQSDLVLGESQARDGQNVLAEHFPGGSGSPANVIIPASEQDGAVAALDALDGVSSIAAVAQDSPAGTVPVGASAESAPPVFAGISPTEVEGRIMLQVTLANPADSPEAEETVRQMREVLSNAAPESLVGGTTASDIDTIDSAQRDRALIIPVVLVVITLILMVLLRSILAPLMLVASTVLSYLTALGVSALVFNHVFNFPGADPTVPLYGFVFLVALGIDYTIFLMTRVREEALHQGTKSGLRTALVATGGVITSAGIVLAATFAALGVIPLIFLAQLAFIVAFGVLLDATVVRALLIPALVEDLRKNIWWPSKLSR
- a CDS encoding NADPH-dependent FMN reductase, which produces MSQKVLVISGSDRNGSFNTQLAEQLVEALENEGQSAEVYDFSAVPLLSQNSEFPAPASVEKLRTDIANAAGLILVSPEYNGSYPARLKNLIDWASRAVIAGDNTTPTVLNGKKVGVASVANSTYGKFVRENLRNLVPYVRANLMEGEGLGIRIPGEAWSTGKLELEEEQQKNVDQFVADYLKFLAA
- a CDS encoding ABC transporter ATP-binding protein produces the protein MASRLLRVSPLPTPDPVPYEARTEQDITLWQYSRPIRARWACGLFVALTAAIIAISIPQVLGWIVDAMLTDQPTVGAVWAGGALVFALGLAQSALFFLRRQLVIEPASTVENTMRIDLFDRLLRSPVAFHDRWPSGQLLTRAMSDLGTIRRWTAFGLIQIITVAVQVTVGSFYMFTGSWQLGLVFLASMPLTLFCVWRFVLTFRTLTRKAQEHTGDLATTVEESVQGLRVLKALGRGPHALAGFRAESLELLDLEVARGRAMGRVRMQTTLISGASLCLALLWGLHLVSTGVMTVGALTSYFATATILFTQVERSGMLISMYLASSVSMDRHRQVMVGEAGEDIDILPAHRERPEAAAARLDFEDVTFSYGEQEQQVLSGFSLQVRPGEIIALVGSTGSGKSTVLQLVQRLYEPTAGSISLNGRDIAALPLPELRSQVAIAFEDPLLFSASVRDNVLLGVDRSELTPDQEEAILTRALTVAAADYVYQLPQGLDTVIGEEGMSLSGGQRQRLSLARAIAAAPAVLLLDDPLSALDVTTEEKVVGLLKQELTETTTLLTAHRPSTVALADRVVLLQQGQVAAVGTHAELLDNPVYRDLMSTDTTLPAAGQDTGTPAHESKEG
- a CDS encoding ABC transporter ATP-binding protein, giving the protein MAAQNITDSEDKITLSREESRAVRQRSVTLLVDALRPVRGHLVFTLFLVVLATALTTAMPWLISTAINDALEPLLAGDSSYAITLAALYVAAAVVAGLATYTNILLTYKISQKVLFDLRQRMFEHAQKLSVGFHDTYTSGRVISRLTSDLDTIRQFLDSGLSELAAMLLSISFTVLALCLMDWRAGLALLVMMLPIAWLTAWFRRESELAYRAQRVASARIISRFAETFTGLRAVKAFRAEASSRAAYADAAEDYRVRVMQSIKVHGTYMPALQALGNIFVAIVLVIGGYSILGGSMQAGTLLALVIYANRVFEPIFMLSDYYNMFQSAVSALEKVSGFLAEEPEVAEPERPAQRETPATGHLVFDEVEFEYVEGRPALHRLNLDIPAGQRLALVGETGAGKSTIAKLIARFYDVTHGQLTLDGVDLRDLSDEQLRREVVMVTQEAYLFKGTVADNIRLGNPAASDEEVFEAARRVGAYDFVASLPQGFDTNLSKRGGRISAGQRQLISFARAFLADPAVLILDEATASLDIPTEKLVQRGLESLLAGRTSVVIAHRLSTVLTADRVLVVADGRVVEDGSPAALVEAGGRFAAMSRAWEENNSTEG